In Thermoanaerobacterium xylanolyticum LX-11, the genomic window TCTGTAATAATAACATCAAGGCCCAGTTTTCGTGCATACTGTACTTCCTTTAATGACGCTATCCCGCAATCAACAGTTATAATAAGCTTTGTTCCGGAATCGCACAATATTTTAACAGCATCCATGTTTATTCCATAACCTTCCAAGAGGCGATCTGGTATGTAAAAATCTACATTTGCACCAAGCCTTTTTAATGCAATATATAAAATTGAAGTGCTGGTTATACCATCCACATCGTAATCACCATATATCGCTATTTTGTCATTTAATCCGATATGATATTTTATGATTGAAACCGCTTTTTCTATTCCTTCCAATAAATAAGGATTATTAAGCGCGTTTAATGTTGGGTTTAAATATTCATAAACTTTTTTCAAATCATCATATCCTCTATTGACAATTGTCTGTGCGACATAAGTTTTTAAATTAAACTTATTTGCAATTTCATCAACAAGTTTATCATTTTTAGCCTTTTTTGATACCCAGTTGTAGACCATCTCATTCCGTCACCTCACAAAACACATTATTTTCGCTTTTTTTCTATAAAAAGTATGTAATAGACAATCGCCATACATAATATAAACGATATTAAGTAGCCAACTAAGCCCACTGCATTGTAACCATATACTTTGTACCCACCATTTAGAGACATTATAAGTGATGAACCTATTATAAGCGACGCAGCTATAATGCTTATGATCATTTTATTTATCATTGAATTAAGGTCGTACTTCATCTTTTCAGTCTCTTCAATGTCCAATTTTACTCTTACATTGTCTTTTAATATCTTTGAAATTATCCCCTGAAGCTTTGATGGAAACTTCTTTAAATGAACGTATATCTTATGGAGGTCTTTTGCATTTTCACTCAGCGTTTTGGCAAAATTGAAATTGTTTATGTATATCTTTTTTACAAAATCTTTAGCAATATCAGATATGCTGAAGTCAGGGTCTAATTCTTTTCCAACTCCTTCAATGGTCGCCAATGATTTTAGTAACAGCGTAAACTCTGCAGGCATGATCAATTTGTACTTGTAGATGATTGAAGTTATCTTTTTAGCAGAATCATTGATATTTATATTTTTAAGAGGAGTATTGTAAAAATAGCTGATGATCCCGCTAAGATCGTACTTCAAATGCCTTATATTTACGCCATCTCTTATGGCATCCATATCTGTTAAAATCGAAACAACTTCATCTGTATCATTGTCGACAAAAGCCTTAAAAAGTTCTACTATCATTTCCCGGTTAGACCTGTCTATATATCCTACAATGCCAAAATCTATGTATGACAGCTTTCCATCTCTTCTTATGAGGATATTGCCTGGATGGGGATCGCCATGAAAAAATCCATAGACGAATATCTGCATGAATATAGACATAGCACCGTTGTATGCTATCCTCTTTAAATCAAATCCACTATCACGCAATTTTTCCTTGTTTTTAACGCTGATTCCGTCAATGTACTCCATTGTTAAAACTTTTTTTGTCGTGTATTCCCAATATATTTTTGGTATGTAGACATACGGCTCATTAATAAAGTTTTCTCTAAACTTGTCTGCGTTATTGCCTTCCAAAGTATAGTCTAATTCATTTAGAAGTGACTCTGACAACTCGTTTACCACATCCAAAAAATCAACGGGTGAATCAGTGAGTCGTTCATTCAATATCTTTGCAATTGTCTTTAAGATGATAATATCCGCTGTTATTTTCTCATATACGCCTGGCCTTTGGACTTTAACTACGACGTCATTTCCTTCCCTCGTTATTGCTCTGTACACTTGCCCAATGGATGCAGACGCTATTGGCTCTTTATCAAAAGTCAAGAATAAATTAGAAATTTTATCTCCCAATTCATCTTCAACGATTTGGCGCATTGTATCAAACTCTACAGGCGGAACATCATCTTGAAGCTTTGATAACTCATTAATCACATCATGTGGAAGCAAATCAGGTCTTGTGCTTAATAACTGCCCCATCTTCACAAATGTAGGCCCTAACTCCTCTAAAGTAATTCGAATCCTTTCAGATAAAGCAATCGGTA contains:
- the ubiB gene encoding 2-polyprenylphenol 6-hydroxylase, producing MNLFSIFSTRRYIKRYREILKILTKNGFGFISEVLSKKKSIPFVYIRKNDLPIALSERIRITLEELGPTFVKMGQLLSTRPDLLPHDVINELSKLQDDVPPVEFDTMRQIVEDELGDKISNLFLTFDKEPIASASIGQVYRAITREGNDVVVKVQRPGVYEKITADIIILKTIAKILNERLTDSPVDFLDVVNELSESLLNELDYTLEGNNADKFRENFINEPYVYIPKIYWEYTTKKVLTMEYIDGISVKNKEKLRDSGFDLKRIAYNGAMSIFMQIFVYGFFHGDPHPGNILIRRDGKLSYIDFGIVGYIDRSNREMIVELFKAFVDNDTDEVVSILTDMDAIRDGVNIRHLKYDLSGIISYFYNTPLKNININDSAKKITSIIYKYKLIMPAEFTLLLKSLATIEGVGKELDPDFSISDIAKDFVKKIYINNFNFAKTLSENAKDLHKIYVHLKKFPSKLQGIISKILKDNVRVKLDIEETEKMKYDLNSMINKMIISIIAASLIIGSSLIMSLNGGYKVYGYNAVGLVGYLISFILCMAIVYYILFIEKKRK